Proteins found in one Paenibacillus dendritiformis genomic segment:
- the ilvE gene encoding branched-chain-amino-acid transaminase, with translation MSQWIYLNGQYVTKENATISVYDHGFLYGDGIFEGIRVYSGNIFKCREHLERLYDSAKSIMLDIPLTLEDMQDAMVETIRRNELRDGYIRLIVSRGAGNLGLDPRRCPQASVIIIVEQLAIYPEEAYRNGLRTVSVSQRRNIPDALNPKIKSLNYLNNILVKIQANLADVGEAIMLNAQGYVAEGSSDNIFIIKKGVVYTPPCYLGALEGITRAAIMELCGKLGYTLKEEPFTLHDVYVADEVFFTGTAAEVIAVREVDGRIIGSGQAGPMTLNLLKHFREIVTQDGVKVYE, from the coding sequence ATGTCGCAATGGATATACTTGAACGGACAATATGTCACCAAAGAAAATGCAACGATTTCAGTATATGACCATGGTTTTCTGTACGGGGACGGGATATTTGAAGGTATCCGCGTCTATAGCGGCAATATATTTAAATGCCGCGAGCATCTGGAGCGGCTGTATGACTCGGCGAAATCGATTATGCTTGATATTCCGCTGACACTGGAAGACATGCAGGACGCGATGGTGGAGACGATTCGGCGCAATGAGCTGCGTGATGGCTATATCCGGCTCATCGTCTCCCGCGGAGCCGGCAATCTCGGCCTCGATCCGCGCCGCTGCCCACAGGCGAGTGTCATTATTATTGTCGAGCAGCTCGCCATTTATCCGGAGGAAGCTTACCGCAACGGGCTGCGCACCGTCTCGGTGTCCCAGCGCCGGAATATCCCGGATGCCTTGAATCCGAAGATCAAATCGCTGAACTATTTGAACAATATTCTCGTCAAAATCCAGGCGAACCTGGCTGATGTCGGGGAAGCGATTATGCTGAATGCGCAGGGTTACGTCGCCGAAGGCTCCAGCGATAACATTTTTATTATCAAAAAAGGCGTCGTCTACACCCCTCCATGCTACTTGGGTGCGCTGGAAGGCATTACGCGGGCGGCGATTATGGAATTATGCGGCAAACTGGGCTATACCCTCAAGGAAGAACCGTTCACTCTCCATGACGTGTATGTCGCGGATGAAGTGTTCTTCACGGGAACGGCTGCCGAGGTCATTGCCGTACGCGAAGTTGACGGCCGTATCATCGGTTCCGGACAAGCCGGTCCGATGACGTTGAATCTGCTCAAGCACTTCCGTGAGATCGTGACACAGGATGGCGTCAAGGTGTACGAATAG
- the thrC gene encoding threonine synthase, producing the protein MRYMGLLETYKRYLPVNEHTPMLTLQEGNTPLIRAERLSEELGLDMYLKYEGLNPTGSFKDRGMVMAVAKAMEEGSRTIMCASTGNTSAAAAAYAARGGLNCIVLIPNNNIALGKLAQAMIYGAKVIAIEGNFDRALEIVREITAKHPITLVNSVNPYRIEGQKTAAFEVCDQLGAAPDVLAIPVGNAGNISAYWKGFKEYHAAGHTDRLPKMVGFEAEGAMAIVKGEPIPNPETLATAIRIGNPASWKTAVEAAEQSGGQINYVTDNQIIEAYQLLAAREGVFAEPASAASVAGVLKLHREGYFTGGESVVCVLTGHGLKDPNIAIQTAAKEPLVVPDTEEAVMAAIRQLEGEQ; encoded by the coding sequence ATGAGATATATGGGATTGCTGGAGACCTACAAGCGCTATTTGCCGGTTAACGAACATACGCCCATGCTGACGCTGCAGGAAGGCAATACGCCGCTCATTCGGGCGGAGCGCCTGTCCGAGGAGCTGGGGCTGGATATGTATTTGAAATATGAAGGCTTGAATCCGACCGGATCCTTCAAGGATCGCGGCATGGTCATGGCCGTAGCGAAGGCGATGGAAGAAGGGAGCCGCACGATTATGTGCGCCTCGACCGGCAACACGTCCGCGGCCGCAGCCGCCTATGCTGCTCGGGGCGGACTGAACTGCATCGTCCTGATCCCGAACAATAACATTGCGCTTGGCAAGCTGGCTCAAGCGATGATCTACGGCGCCAAGGTGATAGCGATCGAGGGCAACTTCGACCGGGCGCTGGAGATCGTGCGCGAGATTACGGCCAAGCACCCGATTACGCTCGTCAATTCAGTCAACCCGTACCGGATCGAGGGGCAGAAGACAGCTGCCTTCGAGGTGTGCGATCAATTAGGGGCCGCGCCGGACGTGCTCGCCATTCCTGTCGGCAATGCGGGTAATATTTCCGCTTACTGGAAAGGGTTTAAGGAATATCATGCGGCAGGCCATACAGATCGGCTGCCGAAGATGGTCGGCTTCGAAGCGGAAGGCGCCATGGCGATTGTGAAGGGCGAGCCGATTCCGAACCCGGAAACGTTGGCGACGGCCATCCGCATCGGCAATCCGGCAAGCTGGAAGACCGCTGTCGAGGCGGCCGAGCAATCCGGCGGTCAGATTAATTATGTGACCGACAATCAAATTATCGAAGCGTACCAGCTGTTGGCGGCGAGAGAAGGCGTCTTTGCCGAGCCGGCCTCGGCGGCCTCGGTGGCCGGTGTGCTGAAGCTGCACCGGGAAGGGTACTTCACCGGAGGAGAGTCGGTCGTATGCGTGCTGACCGGACATGGGCTCAAGGATCCGAATATCGCCATCCAGACGGCGGCGAAGGAGCCGCTCGTCGTGCCGGACACGGAGGAAGCGGTCATGGCGGCGATTCGCCAGCTGGAGGGTGAACAATAA
- the thrB gene encoding homoserine kinase: MWKEEGVLVRVPASTANLGPGFDTLGMALELHLWVAMKPAEQMRIRLHGTELHGLPVDERNLIYRTAQAVFREAGVEERPLALDVYSEIPLTRGLGSSASALIGGLAAANWLIGQPLTEQRLFDMATAIERHPDNVGASLFGGIIAAMWDGEQARHIRLDPPAGLGTVVAVPQFELETKKARHVLPERIDMADAVYNISRSSVLVAALASGRTELLAEAMRDRLHQPYRASLIPGMPGILEEAVRNGALGVALSGAGPTLLAFVDNRGDHDSLQAYMKQALRDHGVESRVMPLGISKEGAVRCGVWDDMAAVVAERADSSR; encoded by the coding sequence ATGTGGAAGGAAGAGGGCGTGCTCGTGCGCGTGCCTGCCAGCACGGCCAATCTTGGCCCCGGGTTCGATACGCTGGGCATGGCGCTCGAGCTCCATTTGTGGGTCGCGATGAAGCCGGCGGAGCAGATGCGAATTCGCCTTCACGGTACGGAGCTTCACGGCCTTCCTGTCGATGAGCGGAATTTGATCTACCGGACGGCTCAAGCGGTATTCCGGGAAGCGGGAGTCGAGGAGCGCCCGCTCGCCCTTGACGTCTACAGCGAGATCCCGCTGACGCGCGGGCTCGGCAGCAGCGCCTCCGCCTTGATCGGCGGGCTTGCCGCCGCCAATTGGCTCATCGGGCAACCGTTGACGGAGCAACGGCTGTTCGATATGGCGACGGCAATCGAGCGCCATCCGGACAATGTGGGGGCCTCTCTGTTCGGCGGAATTATTGCGGCCATGTGGGATGGAGAGCAGGCTCGCCATATTCGGCTGGATCCGCCGGCTGGCCTTGGAACCGTCGTGGCGGTTCCCCAGTTCGAACTCGAGACGAAGAAGGCGCGGCATGTGCTGCCGGAGCGCATTGATATGGCGGATGCGGTATACAATATTAGCCGCTCCTCCGTTCTCGTCGCGGCCCTGGCCAGCGGACGCACGGAGCTGCTGGCGGAAGCGATGCGAGACCGGCTTCATCAGCCGTACCGGGCATCGCTCATCCCGGGCATGCCGGGCATATTGGAGGAGGCGGTGCGGAACGGAGCGCTTGGCGTGGCGCTGAGCGGAGCGGGCCCGACGCTGCTCGCCTTCGTGGACAACCGTGGCGATCATGATTCATTGCAAGCATATATGAAGCAAGCGCTTCGCGATCACGGGGTCGAGTCCCGGGTTATGCCGCTCGGCATAAGCAAGGAAGGAGCCGTGCGCTGCGGAGTGTGGGACGATATGGCGGCGGTGGTCGCTGAACGTGCCGATTCATCACGATAG
- the pheA gene encoding prephenate dehydratase yields MARIALLPEGSVSHEAAVHLVGEQHQFDHYALISDVFLSTVQGKTDYSVIPIENTIEGSVNLHMDWIVHEVDIPFQAEWVYPSIQNIIGRRAEIEGDWSRVVKVMSHPVAMAQCMNFIRKYLPHAELEHTGSTAEAVHKVKQHPGSGWVAIGTALGARTHGLDVLAPEVTDHNNNYTRFVLIGKEPMKLERSGKPKTTILVMLPEDYPGALHQVLSAFAWRRINLSRIESRPTKRRLGNYYFYMDIEMGLNTVLLPSALAEIEAIGCQVRVLGSYPSYAFEQAVHK; encoded by the coding sequence ATGGCTAGAATTGCGCTTTTGCCTGAAGGTTCCGTGTCGCATGAGGCCGCGGTCCATCTCGTCGGGGAGCAGCATCAGTTTGATCATTATGCCTTGATATCGGACGTCTTTCTATCGACCGTCCAGGGCAAGACGGATTACAGCGTCATTCCGATCGAGAATACGATCGAGGGCTCGGTGAATCTGCATATGGATTGGATTGTCCATGAGGTGGACATTCCGTTCCAGGCGGAGTGGGTCTACCCGTCCATCCAAAATATTATCGGACGCCGCGCGGAAATCGAAGGCGACTGGTCCCGAGTCGTCAAGGTGATGTCTCACCCGGTCGCCATGGCGCAATGCATGAACTTCATCCGGAAGTATTTGCCGCATGCCGAACTGGAGCATACGGGCAGCACCGCCGAAGCCGTTCATAAGGTCAAGCAGCATCCCGGCAGCGGCTGGGTGGCGATCGGCACCGCCTTGGGGGCCCGTACCCACGGTCTCGATGTACTGGCACCGGAAGTAACGGACCATAATAATAACTATACGAGGTTCGTCCTTATCGGCAAGGAGCCGATGAAGCTGGAGCGTTCCGGCAAGCCGAAGACGACGATTCTGGTCATGCTGCCTGAGGATTACCCGGGTGCCCTGCACCAGGTGCTGTCCGCCTTTGCATGGCGGCGCATCAACTTGTCGCGGATCGAATCGCGTCCGACGAAGCGCCGGCTGGGCAACTATTATTTCTATATGGATATAGAAATGGGGTTGAACACGGTCCTGCTGCCTTCCGCGCTTGCGGAAATTGAAGCGATCGGGTGCCAGGTTCGCGTCCTCGGATCTTATCCAAGCTATGCATTTGAACAAGCTGTACACAAGTAG
- a CDS encoding homoserine dehydrogenase: MKPIKVGLLGLGTVGTGVVRIVEGHQEDLASQVGSPIQIGKVLVKDVSKSRSIHVPDHLLTENAWDIIDDPEIDVVVEVMGGIEPTKEYIMEALDRGKHVVTANKDLIALHGREIKAKAKEKRCDVFYEASVAGGIPIIRTLMEGFSSDRITKIMGIVNGTTNYILSKMSQEGAGYEEVLQEAQQLGYAEADPTSDVEGLDAARKMAILATLGFHADVSLEDVEVRGISRIKKEDIAFAKKLGYEMKLLGIAERQDDQISVVVQPTMVSTAHPLASVNGVFNAVYVYGEAVGETMFYGPGAGEMPTATSIVADLVAVIKNMKLGVNGQRALTPYKEKKLKSDEQIAYKNFILLHVEDKAGVLAQITQVFAEYDVSLDSVVQQPNPNNPDAEIIIITHYASRANMNKVFEHFEQLSVIKSIKSAYRVEG, encoded by the coding sequence ATGAAGCCAATCAAAGTAGGACTATTGGGGCTGGGCACCGTAGGTACAGGTGTCGTTCGGATTGTTGAAGGTCATCAGGAGGATCTGGCCAGCCAGGTCGGCTCGCCGATTCAGATCGGGAAGGTGCTCGTCAAGGATGTGAGCAAATCCCGCAGCATTCACGTGCCGGATCATCTGCTCACGGAAAATGCGTGGGATATTATCGACGATCCGGAAATCGACGTGGTCGTCGAAGTGATGGGCGGCATTGAGCCGACCAAGGAGTATATTATGGAAGCGTTGGATCGGGGCAAGCATGTCGTAACTGCGAACAAGGACCTGATCGCGCTTCACGGGCGGGAGATCAAGGCGAAGGCGAAGGAGAAGCGCTGCGATGTGTTTTATGAAGCGAGCGTCGCGGGCGGCATTCCGATCATCCGCACGCTGATGGAAGGCTTCTCGTCCGACCGAATTACGAAGATTATGGGGATCGTCAACGGGACGACCAATTATATTTTATCGAAAATGAGCCAGGAAGGGGCCGGTTACGAAGAGGTGCTGCAGGAAGCGCAGCAGCTTGGCTACGCCGAAGCGGATCCGACCTCGGATGTGGAAGGGCTGGACGCGGCGCGCAAGATGGCGATTCTCGCGACGCTCGGGTTCCATGCGGACGTCTCCCTGGAAGACGTAGAAGTGCGCGGCATCTCCCGAATTAAGAAGGAAGATATCGCTTTTGCCAAAAAACTGGGCTATGAAATGAAGCTGCTTGGCATCGCCGAACGGCAGGATGATCAGATCAGTGTCGTCGTGCAGCCGACGATGGTCAGCACGGCACATCCGCTCGCTTCGGTGAACGGCGTGTTCAATGCGGTATATGTGTACGGGGAAGCCGTAGGCGAGACGATGTTCTACGGCCCGGGCGCCGGCGAGATGCCGACGGCCACCTCGATCGTGGCGGATCTGGTCGCCGTCATTAAAAACATGAAGCTTGGCGTCAACGGACAGCGCGCCTTGACTCCGTACAAGGAGAAGAAGTTAAAATCCGACGAGCAGATCGCTTATAAAAACTTCATCCTGCTTCACGTCGAAGACAAGGCAGGGGTGCTCGCGCAAATTACGCAAGTGTTCGCCGAGTACGATGTGAGTCTCGATTCGGTTGTGCAGCAGCCGAATCCGAACAACCCGGATGCCGAGATTATCATTATTACGCATTACGCCAGCCGAGCGAACATGAATAAGGTGTTTGAGCATTTCGAGCAACTGTCCGTCATCAAGTCGATTAAGAGCGCTTATCGGGTCGAAGGTTAA